A region of Liolophura sinensis isolate JHLJ2023 chromosome 8, CUHK_Ljap_v2, whole genome shotgun sequence DNA encodes the following proteins:
- the LOC135473662 gene encoding zinc finger protein 608-like, whose translation MRHGSAQSAQAAPRGSQKVGKSRDNGLSLLADRVRCSHLTFTHNDDSDLLSTRARCADIYTFPNDPSEEDGVEFRLTKGYVTSGVKGVSVHGWGSSTLRAEESECSTEQKGGKMSTVEHQATVDKGLKMKIKRKSVGAKTADSKHEIVKSEGSKCSGAGEGRSVTAGAVNAASSNPSVNMPGDKAGKHGVHGEKEKSPKLKNAHKKEKAKDKVKSTCDSTTTAVSPPVSVNGVVNTSVSGNTNVLMNGHDMAGGPVLANEPKPGEVPCTTKKEPALDPYEFNAKVEDGIGVPMKKMKVEKVETASSPVHPSSMCQDASTEMCNVAVSTEPECLGPCEPGTSVNLEGIVWHETENGVLVINVTWRGKTYVGTLLDATRHDWAPPRLTSDSPVSDLEVRTPKGRGKRGRGGGTPVNDRTVGANEARKLRKGRRTSNANGFQAPPSPAKSDVGTGAKRKGRPPELDLASITEGVKPPKRSRSSSRGAPNVESPSSILIECPEPNCNKKYKHINGLRYHQTHAHQNISPVAELEAEDTKSGDAESVKDGESVELAKDSKSNSSAKGNKDSETGSKKSDKCSNKSENSGEGGQDEGSVSTRQSKSAEATSGSHKSDTASKKKETTVSTSSSGFCNTSPKTSVSSQIYQLAAAPIGCLGGAASLPQASGSSATVTTAVSQSPTSSVSSVSNTSGSMSTTTTHSDSVKSETGKDSEKQSKGEKGDKSKSKTSTRPIMPAPSPQMIALSSNVPVSHSSLNPVSTHAQMSPSLKPIQPKPTIMGEPSSVNPSLMGLKDKKTKTKKKSSKDKEREPGKPASKDGSVKDDSVKCERSGVIKSVSSPIRTSDGSKKDASLAETSKLIAEAQRSVASCGMIGSQLSPNLMEASPHGTRIPQTGNRDISKAGSPLQVNTPDRKSPVNDDVQSPAYSDISDANDSASLGSTEEVPEKPKRAENEGKKDDKGQTQRSQPSSENPGMSQFGMYSYYGQHQSPYMMPHSGQRWGWYQKEADSLAEASEENKPKIQQQEVGPPGRQQMTPQQMQEYQVQQQKWLQQMYALQTIPPQYQYLAAYGYGVDPAYHMHLMGTDPHYRQHNEKMMEEQKRAHEERFKAEEREHGKDGTRRSGTEEGRDLSTPSKYGQISSSKSSDRPTDLRRPTATAVHPDSVAREQSLRDKRMENHQIIKENIELKPQMDKEKAKQEYEATYRMHDKHEDDLRRYYMMQQNLALQQRIGDGRKIDPSGKPSESSPAKSSSGEKHGQDGKSHTVGSDHAGDTPKREATDSKSRDSSSGKNPSDPSKFSEDKFRSEKPRTDDPRNPRIGYAGSARGSPATSATTPTSNAQSQASYASYISYPYMQSPYGHQIPFDPNHPMYRGINPVIGYANPTYLHPSQLGYRSGQGEVDEKAKASLVSASSPSPKVGPSMNPDSDPKAVELLQHHASTVLPGHKIHELQEKGRSSSRSSPMSKTTDPASTASPLEKHREATTKSPPTQRHVHTHHHTHVVGGFPPMYGTYGAPIIGQQSSTPSSPGSGSPSAVAATQGSHINTPLSETGIWLRTKAGKPSQQLLAHVVKGCVKL comes from the exons ATGAGACACGGCTCTGCTCAATCTGCCCAAGCTGctccgagaggaagccagaaagTAGGGAAGAGCAGGGACAATGGTCTCTCCTTACTCGCTGACCGTGTGCGCTGCTCGCATTTAACGTTTACACACAACGATGACAGTGATTTGCTGAGTACACGGGCTAGATGTGCAGATATTTATACTTTCCCTAACGATCCAAGCGAGGAGGACGGTGTGGAGTTTAGGTTAACCAAAGGCTATGTTACCAGTGGAGTGAAGGGTGTGAGCGTCCACGGCTGGGGCAGTAGTACGCTGCGCGCCGAGGAATCCGAGTGCTCGACTGAGCAGAAGGGGGGGAAAATGAGTACAGTTGAGCATCAAGCCACCGTAGACAAAGGACTCAAGATGAAAATTAAAAGGAAAAGTGTTGGAGCTAAAACCGCAGATTCGAAACATGAAATTGTGAAAAGTGAAGGTTCAAAGTGCAGTGGAGCAGGAGAAGGTAGGAGTGTTACCGCTGGAGCAGTGAACGCTGCCAGCTCAAACCCGTCAGTGAACATGCCAGGGGACAAAGCTGGTAAACATGGCGTGCACGGGGAAAAGGAGAAATCCCCCAAATTGAAAAACGCACACAAAAAGGAAAAGGCTAAGGATAAAGTGAAATCAACGTGTGATTCTACTACGACGGCTGTGTCGCCGCCGGTGAGTGTGAATGGTGTTGTGAATACAAGCGTTAGTGGAAATACCAATGTGTTGATGAACGGGCATGATATGGCTGGCGGCCCCGTGCTAGCCAACGAGCCTAAACCCGGGGAGGTACCATGTACCACCAAAAAGGAACCAGCTCTGGATCCTTACGAATTTAATGCCAAAGTTGAGGATGGGATAGGAGTACCtatgaagaaaatgaaagtCGAAAAG GTTGAGACAGCTTCTTCACCTGTGCACCCATCGTCCATGTGTCAAGATGCCAGTACAGAAATGTGCAATGTAGCGGTCAGCACAGAACCCGAGTGTTTGGGACCCTGTGAACCTGGCACTAGCGTTAACCTCGAGGGCATTGTTTGGCACGAAACTGAAAATG GTGTTCTGGTGATTAATGTTACCTGGAGGGGAAAGACGTATGTAGGCACACTTTTGGACGCTACACGCCATGACTGGGCACCACCACG ACTGACGTCTGATTCTCCTGTAAGTGACTTGGAAGTGCGAACACCCAAAGGACGTGGGAAGCGAGGCAGAGGTGGTGGAACGCCTGTCAATGATCGAACCGTTGGTGCAAATGAAGCTAGGAAATTAAGAAAAGGACGAAGAACTAGCAATGCCAATGGATTTCAAGCCCCACCAAGTCCCGCCAAATCTGATGTTGGAACAGGGGCTAAGCGGAAAGGCCGACCACCGGAGCTGGATCTAGCCAGTATTACAGAAGGTGTGAAGCCACCCAAAAGAAGTCGCTCCAGCTCCAGAGGTGCACCTAATGTAGAGAGCCCTTCTTCAATCTTGATTGAATGCCCAGAACCGAattgtaataaaaaatacaagcacaTCAATGGTTTGAGGTATCATCAGACTCATGCTCATCAAAATATTAGCCCAGTGGCGGAGCTGGAGGCTGAGGACACTAAGTCTGGTGATGCAGAATCTGTGAAGGATGGTGAAAGTGTTGAACTGGCAAAGGATTCAAAGTCAAATTCAAGTGCAAAAGGAAACAAGGACAGTGAAACTGGATCTAAGAAAAGTGACAAGTGCTCTAATAAATCTGAGAATAGTGGTGAAGGTGGTCAGGATGAGGGTTCAGTCTCTACCAGACAGTCCAAGTCTGCTGAGGCCACTTCTGGCTCTCACAAATCAGATACTgcatcaaagaaaaaagaaacgaCAGTATCTACTTCCTCATCGGGGTTTTGTAATACCTCTCCAAAGACCAGTGTTTCATCACAAATTTATCAATTAGCAGCAGCTCCAATTGGCTGCTTAGGAGGTGCTGCATCTCTTCCCCAAGCATCTGGTTCTAGTGCTACAGTAACCACTGCCGTCAGTCAGTCTCCCACAAGTTCAGTATCTTCAGTTTCGAACACATCAGGCagcatgtcaacaacaacaactcattCTGACTCAGTTAAGTCAGAAACTGGGAAGGACTCTGAGAAACAAAGTAAAGGAGAAAAGGGAGACAAGTCGAAATCAAAGACTTCAACACGTCCCATCATGCCCGCACCATCTCCTCAAATGATTGCATTGTCATCCAATGTCCCAGTTAGTCATTCCAGTTTAAACCCTGTTTCCACCCATGCTCAGATGTCGCCTTCACTGAAACCCATTCAACCCAAACCTACAATAATGGGCGAGCCATCCAGTGTTAACCCATCATTGATGGGGTTAAAAGACAAGAAGACAAAAACTAAAAAGAAGAGTAGCAAAGACAAGGAAAGAGAGCCAGGAAAGCCAGCTTCAAAGGATGGCAGTGTGAAGGATGATTCTGTGAAATGTGAACGATCAGGTGTTATAAAATCAGTTTCTTCCCCTATCAGGACAAGTGATGGTTCAAAGAAGGATGCTTCACTGGCAGAGACTTCCAAGCTCATTGCTGAAGCCCAGCGCTCTGTAGCATCATGTGGTATGATAGGTTCACAGCTGTCTCCAAATTTAATGGAAGCCTCTCCTCATGGGACCAGAATTCCTCAGACTGGAAACAGAGACATTAGTAAAGCAGGTTCGCCCCTTCAGGTGAACACCCCTGATCGCAAGAGCCCTGTGAACGATGATGTTCAAAGCCCTGCGTATTCTGACATTTCTGATGCCAACGACAGTGCTTCGTTAGGGAGTACTGAGGAAGTGCCTGAAAAACCAAAACGTGCTGAAAACGAGGGCAAGAAAGATGATAAAGGCCAAACCCAAAGATCTCAACCTTCGTCAGAAAATCCAGGTATGTCCCAGTTTGGGATGTACTCCTACTATGGGCAGCATCAGTCCCCATATATGATGCCTCACA GCGGCCAGAGATGGGGATGGTATCAAAAGGAAGCAGACTCATTAGCTGAGGCCTCTGAAGAAAATAAACCAAAGATACAACAACAAGAGGTAGGACCTCCTGGAAGACAGCAGATGACTCCTCAACAAATGCAGGAGTATCAAGTGCAGCAGCAGAAGTGGTTGCAGCAAATGTACGCTTTGCAAACCATTCCTCCTCAATACCAGTATTTAGCGGCTTACGGTTATGGTGTTGACCCAGCCTATCACATGCATCTTATGGGTACAGACCCTCATTACAGGCAGCATAATGAGAAAATGATGGAGGAGCAGAAACGAGCTCATGAGGAGCGTTTCAAGGCTGAAGAAAGGGAACACGGAAAAGATGGAACGAGACGATCAGGGACTGAGGAAGGACGGGACTTAAGCACGCCTTCCAAATATGGTCAAATTTCTTCGTCCAAATCTTCAGATAGACCCACAGATCTGAGGAGACCAACGGCCACAGCTGTGCACCCGGATAGTGTTGCCAGAGAACAAAGTTTACGGGATAAACGAATGGAAAACCATCAGATCATTAAAGAAAACATTGAGCTGAAGCCACAGATGGATAAAGAAAAGGCCAAGCAGGAATATGAAGCCACATACAGAATGCATGATAAGCATGAAGATGATTTGAGACGCTATTACATGATGCAACAAAATTTAGCTTTGCAGCAGAGAATTGGTGATGGCCGCAAAATTGATCCTTCTGGTAAACCATCTGAGTCCTCGCCAGCCAAATCCAGCTCTGGAGAGAAACATGGCCAGGATGGTAAATCTCACACAGTTGGATCAGACCATGCAGGCGACACACCTAAAAGAGAGGCAACAGATTCTAAATCGAGGGACAGCAGTTCAGGGAAAAACCCTTCCGATCCTTCTAAGTTTTCGGAAGACAAGTTTAGAAGTGAGAAACCTAGGACTGATGATCCCAGGAATCCACGAATAGGTTACGCAGGCTCTGCTCGTGGGAGCCCTGCCACATCAGCCACAACTCCAACATCCAACGCCCAATCTCAGGCCTCTTATGCATCTTACATTTCCTACCCATACATGCAGTCTCCCTATGGACATCAGATTCCGTTTGATCCTAATCATCCAATGTACAGAGGAATCAATCCGGTGATAGGTTATGCTAATCCTACATATCTCCATCCATCTCAGCTAGGTTATAGAAGTGGTCAAGGAGAGGTGGACGAAAAGGCCAAGGCTAGTTTAGTAAGTGCAAGTTCCCCGAGCCCCAAGGTGGGACCTTCAATGAATCCAGACTCGGATCCCAAAGCTGTAGAACTGTTACAGCACCACGCATCAACAGTATTACCCGGGCACAAAATACATGAACTGCAAGAAAAGGGACGTTCTAGTTCCCGTAGTTCGCCCATGTCAAAGACGACAGATCCCGCATCAACCGCTTCACCGCTTGAAAAACACAGAGAAGCAACAACAAAGTCCCCACCTACTCAGCGTCATGTGCACACCCACCATCATACCCACGTCGTTGGAGGATTCCCCCCCATGTATGGGACTTATGGTG CCCCAATTATTGGTCAACAGTCCAGCACACCATCATCCCCAGGGTCTGGGTCTCCCTCAGCTGTAGCAGCTACCCAGGGATCCCACATCAATACCCCACTAAGTGAGACAGGGATCTGGCTACGGACAAAGGCAGGAAAACCCTCTCAACAGCTGCTGGCTCATGTTGTGAAAGGTTGTGTCAAACTGTGA
- the LOC135473663 gene encoding uncharacterized protein DKFZp434B061-like translates to MTRSQLTPMDNTYDDDVSDDGNRSSTFGTRLLDHGLNSGYQEGKSSRRLLQQGSPTLPEQGSPTLLQQGSLRFSNKVAQGYTKKVPHRFPNKIPLRFPNKVPLRFPNKVPLRFPKKDSPTFPQQNSPTLPQKRFPHASLTTFLYASPTKIPYASPTKFPYASPTRFPYASPTRFPYASPTQFPYASLTRFPYASPTKFPYASSTRFSYASPTTFPYASSKKFHYASLTKIPYVSPRKLPYASPTRFPYASPTRFPYASPTKFPYACPSGFPYASPNKDPLRFPNKGSPRLPQQGSPYASPTRFPYASPNKVPLRYPNTVPLRFSNTDITHITQLPYASPTRCPYACPTGFPYASPNKDPLRFPNKGSPTLPQQGSPYASPTRFPYASPNKVPLRYPNTVPLRFSNTDITPP, encoded by the exons ATGACCCGCTCTCAACTAACACCGATGGATAACACATATGATGATGACGTCAGTGATGACGGAAATAGATCATCTACGTTTGGAACTCGATTGCTAGACCATGGATTAAATTCAGGCTACCAGGAAG GAAAAAGTTCCCGTAGGCTTCTCCAACAAGGTTCCCCTACGCTTCCCGAACAAGGTTCCCCTACGCTTCTCCAACAAGGTTCCCTGCGCTTCTCCAACAAGGTTGCCCAGGGCTACACAAAAAAAGTTCCCCATCGCTTCCCCAACAAGATTCCCCTACGCTTTCCCAACAAGGTTCCCCTACGCTTCCCCAACAAGGTTCCCCTACGCTTCCCAAAAAAAGATTCCCCTACGTTTCCCCAACAAAATTCTCCTACGCTTCCCCAAAAAAGATTCCCCCACGCTTCTCTAACAACGTTCCTCTACGCTTCTCCAACAAAGATCCCCTACGCTTCTCCAACAAAGTTCCCCTACGCTTCTCCAACAAGGTTCCCCTACGCTTCACCAACAAGATTCCCCTACGCTTCCCCAACACAGTTCCCCTACGCTTCTCTAACAAGGTTCCCCTACGCTTCCCCAACAAAGTTCCCCTACGCTTCTTCAACAAGATTCTCATATGCTTCCCCCACAACGTTTCCCTACGCTTCCTCAAAAAAGTTCCACTACGCTTCGCTAACAAAGATCCCATACGTTTCCCCTAGAAAGCTCCCCTACGCTTCCCCAACAAGGTTCCCCTACGCTTCCCCAACAAGATTCCCCTACGCTTCCCCAACAAAGTTCCCCTACGCTTGCCCATCAGGGTTCCCCTACGCTTCCCCTAACAAAGATCCCCTACGCTTCCCCAACAAAGGTTCCCCTAGGCTTCCCCAACAGGGTTCCCCATACGCTTCCCCAACAAGGTTCCCCTACGCTTCCCCTAACAAGGTTCCCCTACGCTACCCTAACACAGTTCCCCTACGCTTCTCTAACACAGATATAACTCATATAACTCAACTCCCATACGCTTCCCCAACAAGGTGTCCCTACGCTTGCCCAACAGGGTTCCCCTACGCTTCCCCTAACAAAGATCCCCTACGCTTCCCCAACAAAGGTTCCCCTACGCTTCCCCAACAGGGTTCCCCATACGCTTCCCCAACAAGGTTCCCCTACGCTTCCCCTAACAAGGTTCCCCTACGCTACCCTAACACAGTTCCCCTACGCTTCTCTAACACAGATATAACTCCTCCGTGA